One Nocardioides dongkuii genomic window, ACGTGCACGGCGCGCTGGAGCGGCTGCTGCTCGAGGAGGTCGGCGCCGAGGTCGGCGGCCGGCTGCGCGCCGGCCGGAGCCGCAACGACCAGATCGCCACGCTCTTCAAGGTGTTCCTCCGCGACCACGCGCGCATCGTCGGCGCACAGGTGCTCGACCTCGTCGACGCGCTGGTCGCCCAGGCCGCCGAGCACCTGGACCCGGTGCCGACCGTGATGCCGGGCCGCACCCACCTCCAGCACGCGCAGCCGGTGCTGCTCGCCCACCACCTGCTGGCGCACGCCTGGCCCCTGCTGCGCGACGTCGACCGGCTGGCCGACTGGGACGCGCGTGTCGCCGCGGACTCGCCGTACGGCTCCGGTGCGCTGGCCGGCCAGAGCCTGGGCCTGGACCCCGAGGCGGTCGCCGCCGAGCTCGGGTTCACCGGGTCCAGCGCGAACTCCATGGACGGGACCGCTGCGCGCGACTTCGTCGCCGAGCTCGCCTTCGTCGCCGCGCAGGTCGGCGTCGACGTCAGCCGGATCGCGGAGGACGTCATCCTCTGGTCGACCCGCGAGTTCGGCGTCGTGACGCTGCACGACTCCTGGTCGACGGGGTCGAGCATCATGCCGCAGAAGAAGAACCCCGACATCGCCGAGCTGGCGCGCGGGAAGGCCGGCCGGCTGGTCGGCAACCTGAGCGGGCTGCTCACCACCCTCAAGGCGCTGCCGCTCGCCTACAACCGCGACCTGCAGGAGGACAAGGAGCCGGTCTTCGACTCCGTCGACACCCTCGAGGTGCTCCTGCCCGCGTTCACCGGGATGGTCGCGACCCTGGTCTTCGACCGGGAGCGGCTCGCCGACCTCGCCCCGCAGGGGTTCTCGCTCGCCACCGACGTCGCGGAGTGGCTGGTCCGCCAGGACGTGCCGTTCCGCGTCGCGCACGAGCTCGCCGGCGCCTGCGTGCGCCGCTGCGAGGAGCTCGGCGTCGAGCTGGCCGACCTCACCGACGCGCAGTTCGCGGAGATCGACCCGCGGCTGACGCCGGAGGTGCGGGAGGTGCTCACCGCCGAGGGCTCGGTCGCGTCGCGGTCCGGCCGGGGCGGCACCGCCCCCGTCCGGGTGCGCGAGCAGCTCGCCGAGGCCGTCGCCGTCGCGGCGCGGCACCGTGAGCGGCTCGCCTGACCTGCGCGACCTCCTCGCCGGACCGGTGGAGGAGGTCGCGCCGCGCCTGCTGGGCGCCACGGTCCGCCACGGCGACGTGGCGGTCCGGCTCACCGAGGTGGAGGCGTACGCCGGCCCGCTCGACCCCGGGTCGCACGCCTACCGGGCGCGGACGGCCCGCAACGCCGTCATGTTCGGCCCTCCCGGCCACCTCTACTGCTACTTCACCTACGGCATGCACGTGTGCTGCAACGTGGTGACCGGCCGGCGGGGGAGGCCGGCGCGGTCCTGCTCCGTGCCGGCGAGGTCGTCGACGGCCTGGAGGAGGCCCGGGCCCGCCGGCCCGGCGTCCGCGACCGGGACCTGGCCCGTGGGCCTGCCCGGCTGTGCAAGACGCTGGGCATCGAGCTCGCCCACGGCGGCGCGGACCTGGTCACCGGCGACGTCCGCCTCGAGCTCGGCGACCCGGTCGCCGCGGTCTCGACCGGGCCGCGGGTCGGTCTGCGCGGGGCCCCGGAGCGGCCCTGGCGGTACTGGATCACGGGGGAGCCGACCGTCTCCGCGTACCGACCGGCCAAGCCGCTGCGCTCCTGACCCCCCCAATTTGGCACGCCCCCAGGCCAGGTGTAATGTTTCATCTCGCCGCGGCAAGCGGCTCCCACACTCGGGCCGAGAGGCCAAACAACGTGGGTGCCGCACGTCCCGGCCAGGAACTACGGCCGAGTCACTCACCGAGTTGACGAAGCCAAGCCGAACAGGTAAGTTTCTGCAGGTTGCCCCGGAGGCGGTTCGCAAGACCAAGTCCGAGCGCGTCTGATTCTTGAGAACTCAACAGTGTGTCATAGTCGACGAATTAGTTTGTTATGCCCCGTCGATCATGTTCTTCGCCTTTGTGGTGGAGTTGATGGTTGATGGTTTCTTTGACAATGATTCTGACAATAGTCAGTTTCTCCTGTCAGGGGCATCTCTTTTTCCATGCGGCTGGTCTGTCCCTTCGTTGGGGTGGGTTGGTTGTGTGGGTGTTGTTTTCAACGGAGAGTTTGATCCTGGCTCAGGACGAACGCTGGCGGCGTGCTTAACACATGCAAGTCGAGCGGTAAGGCCCTTTCGGGGGTACACGAGCGGCGAACGGGTGAGTAACACGTGAGTAATCTGCCCTCCACTTCGGGATAAGCCTCGGAAACGGGGTCTAATACCGGATACGACCACTTCCTGCATGGGATGGTGGTGGAAAGTTTTTCGGTGGGGGATGTGCTCGCGGCCTATCAGCTTGTTGGTGGGGTAATGGCCTACCAAGGCTTCGACGGGTAGCCGGCCTGAGAGGGTGACCGGCCACACTGGGACTGAGACACGGCCCAGACTCCTACGGGAGGCAGCAGTGGGGAATATTGGACAATGGGCGGAAGCCTGATCCAGCAACGCCGCGTGAGGGATGACGGCCTTCGGGTTGTAAACCTCTTTCAGTACCGACGAAGCGAGAGTGACGGTAGGTACAGAAGAAGCACCGGCCAACTACGTGCCAGCAGCCGCGGTAATACGTAGGGTGCGAGCGTTGTCCGGAATTATTGGGCGTAAAGGGCTCGTAGGCGGTTTGTCGCGTCGGGAGTGAAAACACCGGGCTTAACTCGGTGCTTGCTTTCGATACGGGCAGACTAGAGGTATGCAGGGGAGAACGGAATTCCTGGTGTAGCGGTGAAATGCGCAGATATCAGGAGGAACACCGGTGGCGAAGGCGGTTCTCTGGGCATTACCTGACGCTGAGGAGCGAAAGTGTGGGGAGCGAACAGGATTAGATACCCTGGTAGTCCACACCGTAAACGTTGGGCGCTAGGTGTGGGGTCCATTCCACGGATTCCGTGCCGCAGCTAACGCATTAAGCGCCCCGCCTGGGGAGTACGGCCGCAAGGCTAAAACTCAAAGGAATTGACGGGGGCCCGCACAAGCGGCGGAGCATGCGGATTAATTCGATGCAACGCGAAGAACCTTACCTGGGTTTGACATATGCCGGAAACCCCTAGAGATAGGGGCCCTTTTAGTCGGTATACAGGTGGTGCATGGCTGTCGTCAGCTCGTGTCGTGAGATGTTGGGTTAAGTCCCGCAACGAGCGCAACCCTCGTCCTATGTTGCCAGCGGGTTATGCCGGGGACTCATAGGAGACTGCCGGGGTCAACTCGGAGGAAGGTGGGGATGACGTCAAGTCATCATGCCCCTTATGTCCAGGGCTTCACGCATGCTACAATGGCCGGTACAAAGGGCTGCGATCCCGTGAGGGGGAGCGAATCCCAAAAAGCCGGTCTCAGTTCGGATTGGGGTCTGCAACTCGACCCCATGAAGTCGGAGTCGCTAGTAATCGCAGATCAGCAACGCTGCGGTGAATACGTTCCCGGGCCTTGTACACACCGCCCGTCACGTCACGAAAGTCGGCAACACCCGAAGCCGGTGGCCTAACCCCTTGTGGGAGGGAGCCGTCGAAGGTGGGGCTGGCGATTGGGACGAAGTCGTAACAAGGTAGCCGTACCGGAAGGTGCGGCTGGATCACCTCCTTTCTAAGGAGTCAGTGGCCATGAGTCGGTTCACCAACAACGGTGGCCGCGGTGGTGCTACTCACTAGTGGAATCGTCGATGAAGAGTGCCGGCCGGTGGTTGGTGTCCCTCAGTACTGTCCTGGTCCCGAACTTGTTCGGGGGTGGGGCGTGGAACCTGGGTGCTGGTTGCTGGTTGGTTTCCCTGACACACTGTTGAGCTTTGAGGAATCAGATTCGATTCTTCAGTGTTGGTGTGCCTCCTTTGTCCGCTCATGCGCCTGTTGGGTGTGGGTGGGGGTTGGTGGGCTGGTTGGTTGTTAATTGGATAGTGGACGCGAGCATCTTGCGGTCGGCCCCTTGTGGGTTGGCCGCTTGATAAGAGACGACTCACCCTGATTGGGGTGGTTGTCTTCTGATCTTTGTAGTTCTTGTTGAGTGTTTGTGAGACAAGCTATGAAGGGCACACGGTGGATGCCTTGGCATCAAGAGCCGATGAAGGACGTAGGAGCCTGCGATAAGCCCTGGGGAGTTGGCAACCGAGCTGTGATCCGGGGGTGTCCGAATGGGGGAACCCAGCTGGAGTCATGTCCAGTTACCTGCGCCTGAATATATAGGGCGTGTGGAGGGAACGTGGGGAAGTGAAACATCTCAGTACCCACAGGAAGAGAAAACAAAAGTGATTCCGAGAGTAGTGGCGAGCGAAATCGGATGAGGCTAAACCATGCGCGTGTGATACCCGGCAGGGGTTGCGTGTGTGGGGTTGTGGGACCATTCTGATCCGTCTGCCGGCGGGTCGAGCAGTAAGAAAATCAAGGTGAAGTGGAAGTCGGCTGGAAAGCCGCGCCGTAGAGGGTGATAGCCCCGTATGTGTAAGCCTTGATCTGCTGAGTGGGATCCCAAGTAACACGGAACTCCTGAAATTCCGTGTGAATCTGGCAGGACCACCTGTTAAGCCTAAATACTCCTTGATGACCGATAGCGGACAAGTACCGTGAGGGAAAGGTGAAAAGTACCCCTGGCGGGGAGTGAAATAGTACCTGAAACCGTGTGCCTACAATCCGTCGGAGCGGCAGTTTACTGCTGTGACGGCGTGCCTTTTGAAGAATGAGCCTGCGAGTTTGCGTTGTGTTGCGAGGTTAACCCGTGTGGGGTAGCCGTAGCGAAAGCGAGTCTGAATAGGGCGCCTGAGTAGCACGATCAAGACCCGAAGCGAAGTGATCTATCCATGGGCAGGTTGAAGCGCGGGTAAGACCGCGTGGAGGACCGAACCCACTTAGGTTGAAAACTGAGGGGATGACCTGTGGATAGGGTGAAAGGCCAATCAAACTTCGTGATAGCTGGTTCTCCCGAAATGCATTTAGGTGCAGCGTCGCGTGTTTCTTGCCGGAGGTAGAGCACTGGATAGCTAATGGGCCCTACAAGGTTACTGACGTTAGCCAAACTCCGAATGCCGGTAAGTGAGAGCGCGGCAGTGAGACAGTGGGGGATAAGCTCCATTGTCGAGAGGGAAACAGCCCAGACCATCAGCTAAGGCCCCTAAGCGGTGACTAAGTGGAAAAGGATGTGGAGTCGCAGTGACAACCAGGAGGTTGGCTTGGAAGCAGCCACCCTTGAAAGAGTGCGTAATAGCTCACTGGTCAAGTGATTCCGCGCCGACAATGTAGCGGGGCTCAAGTCATCCGCCGAAGCTATGGCATTCACATATTAAGCTAAGCCGCCCTTGAGGTTGGTTCAGGCGTGTGGATGGGTAGGGGAGCGTCGTGTCGCGAGTGAAGCTGCGGAGTGATCCAGTGGTGGACGCGACACGAGTGAGAATGCAGGCATGAGTAGCGAATGCAATGTGAGAAACATTGCCGCCGAATGATCAAGGGTTCCAGGGTCAAGCTAATCTGCCCTGGGTAAGTCGGGACCTAAGGCGAGGCCGACAGGCGTAGTCGATGGACAACGGGTTGATATTCCCGTACCGGCAAAGTAGCGCCCATGACGAACCTGGTGATGCTAACCGCCCGAAGCCATGAGCATCGATCCCTTCGGGGTGAGAGCTTGTGGGGGAGCGCGGGACCCGAGCTGGTAGTAGTCAAGCGATGGGGTGACGCAGGAAGGTAGCCCAGCCGTGGCGATGGTTGTCCACGGGTAAGTGCGTAGGGTGTCGTCTAGGTAAATCCGGACGACTGACTTTGATGTCGAACTTGAGACACGATACGGAGCCGTATGGCGAAGTGGGTGATCCTATGCTGTCGAGAAAAACCTCTAGCGAGCTATGCGCCGCCCGTACCCCAAACCGACTCAGGTGATCAGGTAGAGAATACCAAGGCGATCGAGCGAACCACGGTTAAGGAACTCGGCAAAATGCCCCCGTAACTTCGGGAGAAGGGGGGCCGGATCCGTGAACCCACTAGCTGGGGGAAGCGGTGATGGCCGCAGAGACCAGGCCCAAGCGACTGTTTACTAAAAACACAGGTCCGTGCGAAGTTGTAAGACGATGTATACGGACTGACTCCTGCCCGGTGCTGGAAGGTTAAGAGGACCTGTTAGGTGGTAACACCGAAGCGGAGAATTTAAGCCCCAGTAAACGGCGGTGGTAACTATAACCATCCTAAGGTAGCGAAATTCCTTGTCGGGTAAGTTCCGACCTGCACGAATGGAGTAACGACTTGGGCGCTGTCTCAACCGTGGACTCGGCGAAATTGCACTACGAGTAAAGATGCTCGTTACGCGCGGCAGGACGGAAAGACCCCGGGACCTTTACTATAGTTTGGTATTGGTGTTTGGTTCGGCTTGTGTAGGATAGGTGGGAGACTGTGAAGTGCTCACG contains:
- the argH gene encoding argininosuccinate lyase → MGGTNEGKLWGGRFAGGPSPELEALSRSTHFDWRLTPYDLAGSRAHANALHRAGLLADADHAELLRGLEVLGERYAAGELHPDPSDEDVHGALERLLLEEVGAEVGGRLRAGRSRNDQIATLFKVFLRDHARIVGAQVLDLVDALVAQAAEHLDPVPTVMPGRTHLQHAQPVLLAHHLLAHAWPLLRDVDRLADWDARVAADSPYGSGALAGQSLGLDPEAVAAELGFTGSSANSMDGTAARDFVAELAFVAAQVGVDVSRIAEDVILWSTREFGVVTLHDSWSTGSSIMPQKKNPDIAELARGKAGRLVGNLSGLLTTLKALPLAYNRDLQEDKEPVFDSVDTLEVLLPAFTGMVATLVFDRERLADLAPQGFSLATDVAEWLVRQDVPFRVAHELAGACVRRCEELGVELADLTDAQFAEIDPRLTPEVREVLTAEGSVASRSGRGGTAPVRVREQLAEAVAVAARHRERLA